The Verrucomicrobiota bacterium sequence AACCCCATGTTGTGGGGGCGTTTGACCAGCTATCCGCCGTTGCTGGTGTTCGGCGAGCGCGATGAATTTCAGGCCATCGGCAGCGACCAGCAGGTCAGCCGGCTCCTGATGGAACAACCACCCAAGCCCATCGGTGAGCTGCTTGCCGACCCCAAAATTCAGGGAGTGATGACCAATGCGGATTTGGTCAAACAATTGTTCGATGAATTTCTCAAGCTCGATTACGAGGATTTGACCAATTACTTGTGGACCGGTAAATCGCCCAAATTTGAGGAGGAAAAAATATTAGGACGCTGGACGGTAAATCAGGGTGCTTCGCTCAAAGCCATGCAGCGCGCCAATCCGAAGTATCCGGCGCAAACTTGGGGTGCGTTCCGGCAGGCATTTGACAAATCGGAATTCCGCTGTACCGCGGTCGGGTTGGTGGACAAACAGTTCGTGGTGCGCACCTATTTCGGGCATCCGAGTGTACAGCCTGGGGCTCCCCCCGAACCGCCCGTGATGAAAGTGGATAAAGGCACTTGGAATAATATCGGCACTGGAAAATACGAACTCAGCGACGCCGGTGGAAACAAAGTCATGATTTCCATTGATGGTGATCGGTTCCAGATGGAGACCAAGATGGAGATGCCCGCCAAGGCCGCGCCCCAATTCAAGTGGGTCATTGTGTTTGATCATGATGACTGATGGAACGTTCGGCAAAGGTGCCTGAGGCCACCAAATTTGTTCACGAAGAAAAACCTTATAATGCGCACTTTTGTTTTCTTAGTGCTGCTATTGGTAGTGGGGAACGGAGTTTGCTTGGCGGAAAACCCGCTGCCCAACGCTGGATTTGAGGACGGCACTAACAAGATGTGGTGGTCCATTGGCGACAACTCTTCGCAGATCATTCCCGAGGCCGCGCGCACTGGGAAGTTGGGGCTGCGGATTGGTTCCCTCAAATACAACCCGATGGGCGCGTCGGTTTCCAGCGCCCGTTTGCCGGTGACTCCCAGACAGGAATTCACCCTCTCTTTCTACGCCAAAGGCGTGCCCAAATGCTGCGGGGTTTACCTGATGTTCGCAAATGACGCTGGGAAATCCGTCGCCAACGCAGACCCGAGGTTTCGTGGCGGTGGCGGACACCCGGTATGCGTAGTGGATAAGCAAGAGGGTGAATGGAATGCCTATAGCCTCTCGGCCCAAGCACCCACCAACGCCGCGTTCGTCGGCATCTGGGTCCATTCCTTTTCGGGTGCTACCGGGTTGGTGGATTTCGATGACTTCGCCTTTGCGGGCATTGCGCCGGACGCGGTTGCCGTGCCGCCCGCGCCGCCCCGGAAAGTGGCACCCGCTCCTGGCGCTGGCCAACCGGTCAAGTTGCCGTCCCGCAAATCTCCGCCGATCATCATCATCA is a genomic window containing:
- a CDS encoding CvpA family protein, whose product is MIIWIIAALCIVATVVLGYTQGAVKGIVSTVGLMIAAAICVPGGAILQPMLNKIGFANPLIPIFIAPVLVLAGAMVVVKVIANAVHHQVETHYKYKEPELRMTLWKRTNERFGLAVALVSALVYTTLIATLIYVMGYPALLLSNSEDPSNMRYLVMAAESLKDTKMHKVAAAFDPAPKKYYQYCDIIGLVHQNPMLWGRLTSYPPLLVFGERDEFQAIGSDQQVSRLLMEQPPKPIGELLADPKIQGVMTNADLVKQLFDEFLKLDYEDLTNYLWTGKSPKFEEEKILGRWTVNQGASLKAMQRANPKYPAQTWGAFRQAFDKSEFRCTAVGLVDKQFVVRTYFGHPSVQPGAPPEPPVMKVDKGTWNNIGTGKYELSDAGGNKVMISIDGDRFQMETKMEMPAKAAPQFKWVIVFDHDD